In a single window of the Melanotaenia boesemani isolate fMelBoe1 chromosome 22, fMelBoe1.pri, whole genome shotgun sequence genome:
- the faxca gene encoding failed axon connections homolog — MYWRVGFAWTGSCVVDLGQNQSFSSGLLGSDEQLSFYGYIIAYPLQDYGGIMSALGSDSWWRKTLYLTGGALLAAAAYLLHELLAIRKEEELDSKDAIILHQFSRPNSGAPSLSPFCLKLETYLRMVDLPYQNYFDGRLSPQGKMPWIEYNQEHVFGTEFIIDFLEERLGVSLNKSLTPQERAMSRAITKMVEEHFYWTIAYCQWVDNLEETQKMLSVSGPLSDLLKWILSHLTGGIVKREMYGHGIGRFSTEEVYALMEKDMRTLATLLGDKKYLMGSKLSTVDAAVFSHLAPAMWMLPGSRPEQLIKGDLINLAMYCERIRRRFWPEWFVDLEDFRYDDTTEGSDSRSKLPDLGLYSCTDTSEDTTHSHTSHTHTPQDPQSPISDPTGHSLYDSDMDTECSEIDPPKC, encoded by the exons ATGTACTGGCGCGTCGGGTTCGCTTGGACGGGGTCGTGTGTGGTTGATCTTGGCCAAAACCAGAGCTTCTCCTCCGGCCTGTTGGGCTCCGATGAGCAGCTCTCGTTTTATGGATACATCATCGCCTACCCTCTGCAGGACTACGGCGGGATAATGTCAGCTTTGGGCTCAGACTCGTGGTGGCGGAAAACGCTGTATTTGACTGGAGGAGCTCTGCTGGCTGCCGCTGCTTATCTGCTGCACGAACTGCTGGCAATCAG gaaggaggaggagctggactCTAAAGATGCCATCATACTCCATCAGTTCTCCAGGCCCAACTCTGGTGCACCATCCCTGTCTCCTTTCTGCCTTAAGCTGGAGACCTACCTCCGTATGGTTGACCTGCCCTACCAG AACTACTTTGATGGGAGGCTTTCTCCACAGGGAAAGATGCCATGGATTGAGTATAACCAGGAGCATGTGTTTGGCACTGAATTCATCATTGACTTCTTGGAAGAGAGGCTGGGCGTAAGCCTCAATAAGAGTCTAACACCTCAGGAGAGAGCCATGTCTCGTGCCATCACAAAAATGGTTGAGGAGCACTTCTACTG GACCATAGCTTACTGTCAGTGGGTGGACAACTTGGAGGAGACCCAGAAGATGCTGTCGGTGAGCGGACCACTGAGCGACCTGCTCAAGTGGATCTTGAGTCACCTGACCGGTGGAATCGTTAAGCGGGAGATGTATGGCCACGGGATTGGACGGTTTTCTACCGAGGAGGTTTACGCCTTGATGGAGAAAGACATGCGTACACTGGCCACCTTGCTAG GTGATAAGAAGTACCTTATGGGCTCTAAGCTTTCAACAGTAGATGCTGCAGTGTTCAGTCATCTGGCCCCAGCCATGTGGATGCTGCCTGGATCACGGCCGGAGCAGCTAATCAAAG GTGACCTGATCAATCTGGCAATGTACTGTGAGCGCATACGCCGCCGATTCTGGCCTGAGTGGTTTGTAGACCTGGAAGACTTCCGCTACGACGACACCACAGAAGGCAGCGACTCACGTTCCAAACTTCCAGATCTGGGCCTCTACTCCTGCACGGACACTTCCGAGGAcaccacacactcacacacttcacatacacacacgccaCAAGACCCACAGTCACCCATCAGCGACCCTACAGGCCATTCACTGTATGACTCTGACATGGACACTGAGTGCTCTGAAATAGACCCGCCCAAGTGTT